In Quercus lobata isolate SW786 chromosome 12, ValleyOak3.0 Primary Assembly, whole genome shotgun sequence, a genomic segment contains:
- the LOC115971997 gene encoding flavin-containing monooxygenase FMO GS-OX-like 4 isoform X1, with the protein MLRSPGHAPQPIVSRHVAVIGAGAAGLVTARELRREGHSVVVFERGDQVGGTWVYTLNVESDPIGLEPTRTTVHSSLYDSLRTNIPREAMGFRDYPFVPKDDPDRDPRRFPGHREVLMYLQDFTREFRIDELVRFETEVVRVRLVEEEEKWKIKSKQRSGKEMGLELDEIFDAVVVCNGHFTEPRVAYIPGINEWSGKQMHSHNYRDPEPFRDQVVVLIGNSVSAFDISWEVAGVAKEIHIAARTVIDGTFGKQPAYDNMWLHPMIKDVCEDGSVNFLDGSIVIADIILHCTGYKYHFPFLETNGIVTADDNRVGPLYKHMFPPALAPRLSFVGLPWKAIPFPMFELQSKWIGGVLSNRFTLPSQEEMMGDVEAFYSSLETFGTPKRYTHCLGDNLVEYNNWLASQCRCPAFEDWRMQMFLVTIKSKLAHLESYREEWEAQHLVLQAYEDFIKHTSEQVS; encoded by the exons ATGCTTCGAAGCCCAGGACACGCACCCCAGCCAATCGTATCACGCCACGTAGCAGTTATCGGCGCCGGCGCCGCAGGCCTAGTAACTGCTCGAGAGCTCCGCCGCGAGGGCCACAGCGTGGTGGTCTTCGAGCGAGGCGACCAGGTTGGCGGCACCTGGGTCTACACCCTGAATGTCGAATCCGACCCGATTGGACTCGAACCGACTCGGACCACGGTCCACTCCAGCCTCTACGACTCCCTCCGCACCAACATCCCCCGAGAGGCCATGGGCTTCAGGGACTACCCTTTCGTCCCCAAAGACGACCCGGATAGAGACCCGAGACGGTTCCCGGGTCACCGAGAGGTTCTGATGTATCTGCAAGACTTCACGCGCGAGTTCAGGATTGATGAGTTGGTGAGGTTTGAAACGGAGGTAGTGCGCGTGAGattggtggaggaggaggagaaatggaaaataaaatcaaaacagaGGTCAGGCAAAGAAATGGGTTTGGAATTGGATGAGATATTTGACGCTGTTGTTGTATGCAATGGCCATTTCACCGAGCCTCGTGTCGCCTATATTCCTG GAATAAATGAGTGGTCTGGGAAGCAAATGCATAGCCACAATTATCGTGATCCAGAACCTTTTCGAGATCAA GTTGTAGTTTTGATTGGGAATTCAGTTAGTGCATTCGATATTTCTTGGGAAGTAGCTGGAGTTGCCAAAGAAATCCACATTGCAGCTCGGACGGTCATAGATGGAACGTTTGGAAAACAGCCTGCCTATGATAATATGTGGCTTCATCCTATG ATAAAAGATGTATGTGAAGATGGTTCTGTAAATTTTCTAGATGGGAGCATTGTCATTGCTGACATCATTCTACACTGTACAGG gtacaagtatcattttccttttcttgaaaCCAATGGCATTGTGACTGCGGATGACAATCGTGTTGGGCCACTATACAAGCATATGTTTCCACCAGCCTTGGCTCCACGGCTCTCCTTTGTTGGATTACCTTGGAAG GCCATTCCTTTTCCCATGTTTGAATTACAAAGCAAGTGGATAGGTGGTGTTTTGTCTAATCGATTCACGCTTCCATCACAAGAGGAGATGATGGGAGATGTTGAAGCCTTCTACTCATCACTTGAAACTTTTGGCACTCCAAAGCGATACACTCATTGTTTGGGTGATAATCTG GTAGAGTACAATAATTGGCTTGCGAGTCAGTGTAGATGTCCTGCATTTGAAGATTGGAGAATGCAAATGTTTTTGGTCACTATCAAGAGCAAACTAGCTCATCTTGAATCTTACCGCGAAGAATGGGAAGCTCAGCACTTGGTTTTGCAAGCTTATGAGGATTTCATTAAGCACACCTCAGAACAAGTTAGCTAG